The following proteins are encoded in a genomic region of Corythoichthys intestinalis isolate RoL2023-P3 chromosome 5, ASM3026506v1, whole genome shotgun sequence:
- the LOC130915720 gene encoding hyaluronidase-like, with amino-acid sequence MAPTGLRILLLSLWVSVGAQGDTPKPARVPLIPHRPFVVVWNAPTEPCRLRFRVDLDLSVFDIVANLNETLSGPNVTIFYHSHLGYYPYYSNSGYPVNGGLPQNQSISKHLSKARNDIDKLIPHKDFRGLGVIDWENWRPQWVRNWGGKDIYRNKSKEQMRKLHPNWPESKVEKEAKESFEKAGQAFMNLTLALAEGRRPDGLWGFYLFPDCYNYGYKQHPQRYTGECPNVEHVRNDHLMWLWKESTALYPSIYLDYELKSSTNTVKFVHYRVKEAMRIASIARPDITLPVFVYSRPFYAYTFVVLSESDLVHTIGESAALGVSGVVLWGSSEYARSQRNCLTVKKYIDGPLGHYVINVTSATKLCSKALCKKNGRCVRKSLDSGAHLHLNPRFFRIRRKVSPSGSRFHVSGHLNHQDILEMKHKFTCQCYQGWTGVHCEVPQVVEPRRPVRPGLQLDSLLGDLLILLSVHFSCLCIITLLGICLVIKCLFV; translated from the exons ATGGCGCCTACGGGGCTCCGGATCCTACTGTTGAGTTTGTGGGTAAGTGTCGGAGCTCAGGGAGATACGCCCAAGCCGGCCCGGGTGCCCCTGATCCCTCACAGGCCCTTCGTGGTGGTCTGGAATGCTCCAACTGAGCCGTGCCGCCTGCGTTTCCGAGTGGACTTGGACTTGAGCGTCTTTGACATTGTGGCCAACCTCAACGAAACCCTGAGCGGACCCAACGTGACCATCTTCTACCACAGTCATCTGGGTTATTATCCATACTACTCCAACTCGGGCTATCCCGTCAACGGCGGACTTCCGCAGAACCAGAGCATCTCCAAACACCTGAGCAAGGCCCGCAACGACATTGACAAATTGATCCCTCACAAGGATTTCCGAGGTTTGGGAGTCATTGACTGGGAGAACTGGAGGCCCCAGTGGGTGCGCAACTGGGGTGGCAAGGACATCTACCGCAACAAGTCCAAGGAGCAGATGCGGAAGCTCCACCCCAACTGGCCAGAGAGCAAAGTGGAGAAGGAGGCAAAGGAAAGTTTTGAGAAAGCCGGGCAGGCATTTATGAATCTGACTTTGGCTTTAGCTGAGGGTCGCCGTCCGGACGGCTTGTGGGGTTTCTATTTATTTCCTGACTGTTACAACTATGGCTATAAGCAACACCCGCAGCGCTACACTGGCGAATGTCCCAATGTGGAGCACGTTCGAAACGACCACCTAATGTGGTTGTGGAAAGAGAGCACGGCTTTGTACCCATCCATCTACCTGGATTATGAGCTTAAGTCCTCGACCAACACCGTCAAATTTGTCCACTACAGAGTGAAGGAGGCTATGAGGATTGCTTCGATTGCACGGCCAGACATCAccttgccagtttttgtctactCCAGACCCTTCTACGCCTACACCTTTGTGGTTCTATCAGAG AGCGACCTGGTGCACACTATAGGAGAAAGTGCTGCCCTCGGAGTGTCGGGCGTTGTCCTGTGGGGTTCATCAGAGTACGCTAGATCACAG AGAAACTGCCTGACAGTGAAGAAGTATATTGATGGCCCTCTGGGCCATTACGTGATCAACGTCACATCAGCAACCAAGCTGTGCAGCAAAGCACTGTGCAAAAAGAACGGACGCTGCGTCCGCAAGAGCCTGGACTCCGGCGCCCACCTGCACCTCAACCCGCGATTCTTCAGAATCCGCCGGAAGGTGTCACCATCAGGCTCTCGCTTCCACGTCAGCGGCCACCTGAACCACCAGGACATCCTGGAAATGAAGCACAAGTTCACCTGCCAGTGCTACCAGGGCTGGACTGGCGTCCACTGCGAGGTGCCCCAAGTGGTGGAGCCTAGACGGCCCGTTAGGCCTGGTCTGCAGCTTGACAGTCTGCTGGGGGACTTACTGATCCTCCTCTCAGTCCACTTCTCCTGCCTATGCATCATTACGCTTCTGGGCATCTGTCTTGTCATCAAATGTCTCTTTGTCTAA